A genome region from uncultured Fibrobacter sp. includes the following:
- a CDS encoding gamma carbonic anhydrase family protein: protein MASLIEYKGKTPKIGERVFIAEGARLIGHVEIGDDSSVFYNAVLRADLAEIRVGQRSNIQDNVTVHLSTGVGVHIGDDVIVGHNAVLHACTIENRVLIGMGAIVMDGAHIKSNCIVGAGALVTQDREFPEGSLIVGTPAHVVRSLTEDEIRKAQENAQHYLQIKDELLKGE from the coding sequence ATGGCTTCTTTAATCGAATACAAGGGAAAGACTCCCAAGATTGGTGAACGTGTGTTTATTGCCGAGGGCGCACGCCTTATCGGTCATGTGGAAATCGGCGACGATTCTTCCGTGTTCTATAATGCGGTTCTCAGGGCCGACCTTGCCGAAATCCGCGTCGGGCAGAGGTCCAACATCCAGGACAATGTGACGGTCCATCTCTCCACGGGAGTCGGTGTCCATATCGGCGACGACGTGATTGTCGGGCATAACGCCGTGCTGCATGCCTGCACCATCGAAAACCGCGTGCTTATTGGCATGGGGGCCATTGTGATGGACGGGGCGCACATCAAGTCCAACTGCATTGTCGGGGCAGGGGCGCTCGTTACGCAAGATAGGGAATTCCCGGAAGGTTCGCTTATCGTGGGCACTCCGGCGCATGTCGTGCGGAGCCTTACCGAAGACGAAATCCGCAAGGCACAGGAAAACGCCCAGCATTACCTCCAAATCAAGGACGAATTGTTGAAAGGGGAATGA